In the genome of Jatrophihabitans sp., one region contains:
- a CDS encoding LysR family transcriptional regulator: MLNPVWLQTLQAVIEFGSFADAARQLGYTPSAVSQQMSRLERSIGAPLFTRDGRRVIPTSAAIRLAERATAPLAMLSSLDLAEDTGDDVTPLRLGTCAGGLHYIRPALRQWAEDSPQVALSMTAGESSQLVEDVAVGALDVAVVCRYNLVPRIWPGQLANSLLANESLVVLLPASHPLARPWTAVSDMRHEWWITGPETSDESTALLRTCAAAGFEPRVAARVQDYEAAVELVLNGFGVTVAPATLDLASKNAGVVAIPVAGLPFRSVEVVRAATDDSIALANFIASLYPAAHGRSTAASDAEGRRMLGLPG, translated from the coding sequence ATGCTGAACCCTGTGTGGCTGCAAACGCTGCAGGCTGTGATCGAATTCGGGTCGTTCGCCGACGCCGCGCGTCAGCTCGGCTATACGCCCTCAGCGGTTTCTCAACAGATGAGCCGCTTAGAGCGAAGTATCGGCGCACCGCTGTTCACCCGCGATGGACGCCGAGTTATTCCGACTTCGGCTGCTATTCGGCTCGCAGAGCGCGCGACAGCGCCGCTGGCCATGTTGTCAAGTCTGGACCTGGCCGAAGACACCGGTGACGACGTCACGCCGCTGCGGCTGGGCACCTGCGCAGGCGGTCTGCACTACATACGGCCGGCACTGCGCCAGTGGGCCGAAGACAGCCCACAGGTGGCCTTGTCCATGACTGCCGGTGAGTCATCTCAGCTGGTGGAAGATGTCGCGGTGGGCGCCCTCGACGTGGCGGTCGTATGCCGCTACAACCTGGTGCCACGCATCTGGCCGGGACAGCTGGCCAACAGCCTGCTGGCGAACGAGTCACTGGTGGTGCTACTACCAGCCAGCCATCCGCTCGCCCGACCCTGGACAGCTGTCAGCGACATGCGGCACGAATGGTGGATCACCGGCCCCGAAACCAGCGACGAGAGCACTGCGCTGCTACGCACATGCGCGGCGGCGGGCTTCGAGCCCCGAGTGGCGGCGCGAGTCCAGGACTACGAGGCGGCAGTGGAGTTGGTGTTGAACGGCTTCGGCGTCACGGTGGCGCCGGCCACCCTGGACCTGGCGTCTAAGAATGCCGGGGTGGTGGCCATCCCTGTGGCAGGGCTGCCGTTTCGCAGCGTTGAAGTGGTGCGCGCAGCCACCGACGACTCGATCGCGCTCGCGAACTTCATCGCGAGCCTGTATCCCGCGGCCCACGGCCGATCGACCGCCGCCTCTGACGCGGAGGGCCGTCGGATGCTCGGTCTACCAGGTTGA
- a CDS encoding DUF3037 domain-containing protein has product MSEDRSERQRAPASEDRMSRHGFQYVVLRCVPRVDREEFVNVGVVLYSQSADYLCSSSRLQEARLLALAPDLDLDATRSALAAIEAVCCGQAAPATAAGITLGQRFGWLAAPRSTVVQPGPIHGGVTDDPARQLRHLLQALVG; this is encoded by the coding sequence ATGAGTGAGGATCGCAGCGAGCGCCAGCGAGCGCCAGCGAGCGAGGACCGCATGAGCCGGCACGGTTTCCAGTACGTGGTGTTGCGCTGCGTGCCGCGGGTGGACCGCGAGGAGTTCGTCAACGTCGGCGTGGTGCTCTACAGCCAGAGCGCGGACTACCTGTGCTCGAGCAGCCGGCTGCAGGAGGCCCGGCTGCTGGCGCTGGCGCCAGACCTCGATCTGGACGCGACGCGCTCGGCGCTGGCCGCCATCGAGGCGGTCTGCTGCGGCCAGGCGGCGCCGGCGACAGCCGCCGGGATCACGCTGGGTCAGCGGTTCGGCTGGCTGGCCGCTCCACGCAGCACCGTCGTCCAGCCTGGGCCGATTCACGGCGGTGTGACCGATGATCCAGCCCGGCAGTTGCGGCATCTTCTGCAGGCGTTGGTCGGCTGA
- a CDS encoding Xaa-Pro peptidase family protein, with protein sequence MRENENLPFELAEYSQRLAAVRERMAERGIDLALISIPENIYYLTGYTTLGYYMYQTLLVPIEDEPLLLTYREERINIERLSWLERYVNYDVGEDPIEVTARTVLAAGAIGKTLSIEESGYFFPIRTYRRLVAELPGVTWVDGSGLVEASRLIKSPAEIDYIRAAADAAMAGMVEALQTAKVGATENQVAAAVYRATLDNGSEYPGSPPYVISGERSGLPHGTWEGRELREGDIVFLEFSGCVKRYSAAMMRTAFIGDPPASVRGRAEAVLDGLQHAIDAIGPDVTSGAVDEACRKAILSHGFGDHTHETGYSIGVCYPPGWNESHIMNLHPGDETVLRPNMVFHLVPSLIVPELNGHVGFSETVVVTETGCEVLTDKKIPRQLQILPAGRR encoded by the coding sequence ATGCGAGAGAACGAGAATCTGCCGTTCGAACTGGCGGAGTACAGCCAGCGGCTGGCTGCGGTGCGCGAGCGGATGGCCGAGCGAGGGATCGATCTCGCCCTGATCAGCATTCCCGAGAACATCTACTACCTGACCGGCTACACCACACTCGGCTACTACATGTACCAGACGTTGCTGGTGCCCATCGAGGATGAACCGCTGCTGCTGACCTACCGCGAGGAGCGGATCAACATCGAGCGGCTGTCCTGGCTGGAGCGTTACGTCAATTATGACGTGGGTGAAGACCCCATCGAGGTGACCGCACGGACGGTGCTGGCAGCCGGCGCCATCGGCAAGACCCTGTCCATCGAAGAGAGTGGCTACTTCTTCCCGATCCGGACCTACCGGCGACTGGTCGCTGAGCTGCCCGGGGTCACCTGGGTGGATGGCAGCGGCCTGGTCGAAGCCAGCCGGCTGATCAAATCACCGGCCGAGATCGACTACATCCGAGCGGCCGCGGACGCCGCCATGGCCGGAATGGTCGAGGCGTTGCAGACCGCGAAGGTCGGAGCCACCGAGAATCAGGTGGCCGCCGCTGTCTATCGAGCCACGCTGGACAACGGCAGCGAGTATCCCGGCAGCCCGCCATACGTGATCAGCGGCGAGCGGTCCGGGCTGCCGCACGGCACCTGGGAGGGCCGCGAACTGCGTGAGGGCGACATCGTCTTCCTGGAGTTCTCCGGCTGTGTGAAGCGCTACAGCGCGGCCATGATGCGCACCGCGTTCATCGGCGACCCACCGGCCAGCGTGCGTGGCCGCGCCGAGGCGGTCCTCGACGGGCTCCAGCACGCGATCGACGCCATCGGCCCCGACGTCACCTCCGGCGCGGTAGACGAGGCGTGCCGCAAGGCGATCCTCAGCCACGGCTTCGGCGATCACACCCACGAAACCGGTTACTCCATAGGCGTCTGCTATCCGCCGGGCTGGAACGAGAGCCACATCATGAACCTGCACCCCGGTGATGAGACGGTGTTGCGGCCCAACATGGTGTTTCATCTGGTTCCATCGCTGATCGTGCCGGAACTCAACGGCCACGTCGGATTCAGCGAGACGGTCGTCGTCACCGAAACCGGCTGTGAGGTGCTGACTGACAAGAAGATCCCCCGCCAGCTGCAGATCCTGCCCGCCGGACGGCGTTGA
- a CDS encoding SRPBCC family protein, whose product MARIRTELPVQASAEAAWALVTDWPAQSRWIPLTTVTVDHHGPSGPGLGTRFTGRTRLGPIRFDDPMEVTEWQPPGEGAPGRCQVRKLGPWLTGSAEIEVRPTADGARVLWSEDIRLRWTPRVADRLLGPVIAAFGSALFGLSLRKMGAELARTPGK is encoded by the coding sequence ATGGCCCGAATCCGAACCGAACTGCCCGTCCAGGCCTCCGCTGAGGCGGCCTGGGCGCTGGTCACAGACTGGCCGGCGCAGAGCCGCTGGATCCCGCTGACCACCGTCACCGTCGATCACCACGGCCCGTCCGGCCCGGGACTGGGCACCCGGTTCACCGGCCGCACCCGGCTGGGGCCGATCCGATTCGATGACCCGATGGAGGTCACCGAGTGGCAGCCGCCGGGCGAGGGGGCGCCGGGCCGCTGCCAGGTCCGCAAGCTCGGGCCGTGGCTGACCGGGAGCGCCGAGATCGAGGTGCGGCCCACCGCCGACGGCGCCCGGGTCCTCTGGTCTGAAGACATCCGCCTTCGCTGGACGCCCCGCGTGGCCGACCGGCTGCTGGGCCCGGTGATCGCCGCGTTCGGCTCGGCGCTGTTCGGCCTTTCCCTGCGCAAGATGGGGGCCGAACTCGCAAGAACTCCTGGCAAGTGA
- a CDS encoding citrate synthase, with amino-acid sequence MTETSTSAEVAVLRAGGSEDLQLPVVPSSEGSAGVNVSKLLSSTGLVTYDPGFANTASCASGITYIDGDAGILRYRGYPIEELAEKSNFAEVSYLLIYGELPSADELAAFTSRLNRHTLLHEDLKRFFDGFPRDAHPMPVLSSAVSALSTFYQDSLDPFNPEQVDLSTIRLLAKLPTIAAYAYKKSVGQPFLYPDNSLGMVENFLRMTFGFPAEPYQADPAVVRALDLLFMLHADHEQNCSTSTVRLVGSSNANLFASVSAGINALFGPLHGGANSAVLDMLQSIRNDGGDVKRFVERVKNKEDGVKLMGFGHRVYKNYDPRATIIKKTADEVLSALGKRDDLLDIAMELEGYALADDYFVSRKLYPNVDFYTGLLYRAMGFPTKMFTVLFAIGRLPGWIAQWHEMINDPDTKIGRPRQLYTGPTSRHYPGA; translated from the coding sequence ATGACTGAGACCTCTACGAGCGCCGAGGTCGCGGTGCTGCGCGCCGGCGGCAGCGAGGACCTGCAGCTGCCGGTCGTTCCTTCGAGCGAGGGATCGGCCGGGGTGAACGTGAGCAAGCTGCTCTCCAGCACCGGTCTGGTCACCTATGACCCCGGCTTCGCCAACACCGCCTCATGCGCGTCCGGAATCACCTACATCGACGGTGACGCGGGCATCCTGCGCTACCGCGGCTACCCGATCGAGGAGCTGGCCGAAAAGTCCAACTTCGCCGAGGTCAGTTACCTGCTGATCTACGGCGAGCTGCCCTCAGCCGACGAGCTGGCCGCCTTCACCTCCCGGCTCAACCGGCACACCCTGCTGCACGAGGACCTCAAGCGGTTCTTCGACGGCTTCCCCCGCGACGCGCACCCGATGCCGGTGCTGTCCTCGGCGGTGTCGGCGCTGTCGACCTTCTACCAGGACTCCCTGGACCCGTTCAACCCCGAGCAGGTGGACCTGTCCACCATCCGGCTGCTGGCCAAGCTGCCGACTATCGCCGCCTACGCCTACAAGAAGTCGGTCGGGCAGCCGTTCCTCTACCCCGACAACTCCCTCGGCATGGTCGAGAACTTCCTGCGGATGACCTTCGGCTTCCCCGCCGAGCCGTACCAGGCCGATCCGGCGGTGGTCCGCGCCCTGGACCTGCTGTTCATGCTGCACGCCGATCACGAGCAGAACTGCTCGACCTCGACCGTCCGGCTGGTCGGCTCATCGAACGCGAACCTGTTCGCCTCGGTCTCGGCCGGCATCAACGCGCTGTTCGGCCCGCTGCACGGCGGCGCCAACAGCGCCGTGCTCGACATGCTGCAGTCGATCCGCAACGACGGCGGCGACGTGAAGCGGTTCGTCGAGCGGGTGAAGAACAAGGAAGACGGCGTGAAGCTGATGGGCTTCGGGCACCGGGTGTACAAGAACTACGACCCCCGGGCCACCATCATCAAGAAGACCGCCGACGAGGTGCTCTCGGCTCTGGGCAAGCGCGATGACCTGCTCGACATCGCGATGGAGCTGGAGGGTTACGCGCTGGCAGATGACTACTTCGTCAGCCGCAAGCTGTACCCGAACGTCGACTTCTACACCGGCCTGCTGTACCGGGCGATGGGATTTCCGACCAAGATGTTCACGGTGCTGTTCGCGATCGGCCGGCTGCCGGGCTGGATCGCCCAGTGGCACGAGATGATCAACGACCCGGACACCAAGATCGGCCGGCCGCGTCAGCTCTACACCGGGCCCACCAGCCGGCACTACCCCGGCGCGTAG
- a CDS encoding HipA family kinase — protein sequence MIGTVQASRYVTPLREGGSLPGIVEADDLGTYVVKFRGAGQGLKALVAEVVVGELARRLGLRVPELRALELDPMIARYEADQEVQDLLNASVGLNLAVDFLPGSFGWDAGHPADPAEAARILWLDAFTANVDRSWRNPNLLIWHRRLWLIDHGAALYFHHGWSRPGADPQRFAQQPYDASDHVLVSYVAGVAEADRALAARIDRQLLEEVLDQVPDEWLEPDDAGPAAVRERYLDYLLARVSGGRGWLPRAVAA from the coding sequence GTGATCGGCACTGTGCAGGCGAGTCGCTACGTGACCCCGCTGCGCGAAGGCGGCTCGTTGCCCGGCATCGTCGAGGCCGATGACCTGGGCACCTACGTGGTGAAGTTCCGGGGCGCGGGTCAGGGTTTGAAGGCGCTGGTGGCCGAGGTGGTGGTCGGCGAACTCGCCCGCCGGCTAGGTCTGCGGGTCCCCGAACTGCGGGCTCTGGAACTGGACCCGATGATCGCGCGCTACGAGGCGGACCAGGAGGTGCAGGACCTGCTCAACGCCAGTGTCGGCCTGAATCTGGCGGTCGACTTCCTGCCGGGCTCCTTCGGCTGGGACGCCGGGCACCCCGCCGACCCTGCAGAGGCAGCGCGCATCCTGTGGCTGGACGCGTTCACCGCCAATGTGGACCGCAGCTGGCGCAACCCGAACCTGCTGATCTGGCACCGCCGGCTGTGGCTGATCGACCACGGCGCCGCGCTGTACTTCCATCACGGCTGGTCCCGGCCGGGCGCCGATCCGCAGCGCTTCGCCCAGCAGCCCTACGACGCCTCTGATCACGTGCTCGTCTCCTACGTCGCCGGAGTGGCCGAAGCCGACCGGGCTCTGGCGGCGCGAATCGACCGCCAGCTGCTCGAAGAGGTGTTGGACCAGGTTCCCGATGAGTGGCTGGAGCCCGACGACGCGGGGCCGGCGGCGGTGCGCGAGCGCTATCTGGACTACCTGCTGGCCCGGGTGTCGGGCGGGCGGGGCTGGCTGCCGCGGGCGGTCGCGGCATGA
- a CDS encoding AMP-binding protein produces MLSVPGLLAESSRRFPDRPFLIATEPSGQRASVTYDEVYQKVAALTALLAAREVRRGTRVVVVLPNRFELVYLWFAVTALGAALIPLDPRLTDWELAALVEHAQPVLLVLPAGRTAPACSQPILRVDAEFDAAVAKGEQAAMPAQAELALPAAVLYTSGSTGRPKGCLLSHHSFVLPAEHMAGRLRLTPQDVVMHVLPLHHMAGLSLLTTALIVGAGVELVPRFSGMQFWRQAARSEATVFRHLGEMLAVLCAQPFTEGERDQRLRLAYGAGATPAVAAEFTARFGVPTLEGYGLTETNTALCGSLEDRRPGTLGRPLPHVRVRLVGPAGEVSGAGIGELQVQRNPAVTLGYLAEPELTAGAFDGDWFRTGDLVSRDSQGDLRFVRRRDDVIRRRGENIDPTEIERVAESWVGVRRAAAIGVAAELDGIEIKLYLEPMPGHVVRADDVLAHCAEQLAPFKLPRYVEVISRLPLTATQKLDKVALRRFALSSDGMPRP; encoded by the coding sequence GTGCTGAGCGTCCCCGGGTTGCTGGCTGAGTCATCGAGGCGTTTTCCTGATCGGCCGTTCCTCATCGCCACCGAGCCTTCCGGTCAACGTGCCAGTGTCACCTATGACGAGGTTTACCAGAAGGTCGCAGCACTGACGGCGCTTCTCGCCGCGCGGGAGGTCCGCCGTGGCACCCGGGTCGTCGTGGTGCTGCCCAACAGGTTCGAGCTGGTGTACCTGTGGTTCGCGGTGACTGCGCTCGGCGCGGCGCTGATCCCGCTCGACCCACGGCTGACCGACTGGGAACTTGCTGCCCTGGTAGAGCATGCGCAGCCAGTGTTGCTGGTGTTACCTGCCGGCCGGACTGCGCCTGCCTGTAGTCAACCGATCCTCCGGGTGGACGCGGAGTTCGACGCCGCTGTCGCCAAGGGCGAGCAAGCCGCTATGCCGGCACAGGCTGAGCTGGCGCTGCCCGCCGCCGTCCTTTACACCTCCGGTTCCACCGGAAGGCCTAAGGGTTGCCTGCTGTCCCACCATAGTTTCGTGCTTCCTGCCGAGCATATGGCCGGCCGACTACGCCTGACACCTCAGGATGTAGTGATGCACGTCCTGCCGCTACACCACATGGCGGGGCTGTCGCTTTTGACAACCGCCCTGATCGTAGGCGCCGGTGTGGAACTGGTGCCGCGGTTCAGTGGTATGCAATTCTGGCGGCAAGCCGCTCGCAGCGAGGCGACCGTCTTCCGGCACTTGGGCGAGATGCTGGCAGTCCTCTGCGCCCAGCCGTTCACAGAGGGCGAACGTGACCAACGGTTACGGCTGGCCTACGGCGCCGGGGCGACCCCCGCAGTCGCCGCTGAGTTCACCGCCAGATTCGGTGTGCCGACGCTAGAGGGCTACGGATTGACCGAGACCAACACGGCGTTATGCGGTTCTCTTGAAGATCGGCGTCCCGGCACTCTTGGTCGTCCGCTGCCGCATGTCCGAGTCCGGCTGGTGGGTCCTGCTGGTGAGGTGAGCGGGGCGGGAATCGGCGAACTGCAGGTCCAGAGGAATCCAGCCGTGACGCTCGGCTACCTCGCCGAGCCGGAGCTCACCGCGGGGGCCTTCGACGGCGACTGGTTCCGCACCGGCGACCTGGTGAGCAGGGACTCCCAAGGAGACCTCCGGTTCGTCCGCCGGAGAGACGATGTGATTCGGCGGCGTGGCGAGAACATCGACCCGACGGAGATCGAACGGGTCGCCGAGTCCTGGGTCGGCGTGCGCAGGGCAGCGGCAATCGGAGTGGCCGCCGAACTCGACGGTATCGAGATCAAGCTATACCTGGAGCCGATGCCCGGTCACGTGGTGCGCGCCGATGACGTCCTAGCTCATTGCGCTGAGCAGCTTGCCCCGTTCAAGCTGCCTCGCTACGTCGAAGTCATCAGCCGACTTCCGTTGACCGCGACACAGAAGCTCGACAAAGTCGCGCTGCGCCGATTCGCCCTTTCCTCGGATGGGATGCCACGACCATGA
- a CDS encoding DUF5709 domain-containing protein — translation MTETDDTAFGDDVYAAGDDDAEYLDPAETLTGEGAELDEPLDTSYSPPDNSPVATRFGNTAAEQAEGESLDQRLAQEIPDITPEDVTEEAAPRAGRLVAPDEGAHSVTEEVAAFDVGKAGSAASAEEAAMHVVGEDELNQQVSNEDDVTADSVDEFR, via the coding sequence ATGACCGAAACTGATGACACCGCCTTCGGCGACGACGTCTACGCCGCTGGCGACGACGACGCCGAGTACCTGGACCCGGCCGAGACGCTGACCGGCGAGGGCGCCGAACTCGACGAGCCGCTGGACACCAGCTACTCGCCGCCGGACAACAGCCCCGTCGCCACCCGCTTCGGCAACACCGCCGCCGAGCAGGCCGAGGGTGAGAGCCTGGATCAGCGGCTTGCCCAGGAGATCCCCGACATCACCCCCGAGGACGTCACTGAAGAGGCCGCCCCGCGCGCGGGCCGGCTGGTGGCGCCGGACGAAGGCGCCCACTCGGTCACCGAGGAGGTCGCGGCCTTCGACGTGGGCAAGGCAGGAAGCGCCGCCAGCGCCGAAGAGGCAGCCATGCACGTGGTGGGCGAGGACGAGCTGAACCAGCAGGTCAGCAACGAGGACGACGTGACCGCGGACTCGGTGGACGAGTTCCGCTGA
- a CDS encoding aldehyde dehydrogenase family protein → MSGLDDRLSAVRELRRIVVAQAAQLEETALAMLPFPRQVIRADIALAARRLAAFDGLSRALTGREAVGTVALALPGNAILSNPVSTIGSAYLAGNRVLVRFPQRRKHWADVIMELLREAFGSAIEVYDQPGPAFIEGTFADPEVGVLMVFGSDSWMLPYEEAARCTGTKLIFEGPGKDPFLVLAGADVPAAARAAAVSGTYNTGQACTAPERVYVEETLYDHFVEELVTAADALPVGDLADEATWVGPLAAADAARVREQVSQAVAAGARVLTSRAMESTTMVAPTVLVDVDHGMDVMRVETFGPVLPVFAVSSAERAVALAEDSPYGLSATVYGGPAWVPARLARSHGDVYLNETWLDRRTRLPVGPYGGRRRSGWVWEWHANQFMRRDGPRLSVTEFSLPSA, encoded by the coding sequence ATGAGTGGCCTGGACGACCGCCTGTCGGCCGTGCGCGAACTACGCAGGATCGTGGTCGCGCAGGCCGCGCAGCTGGAAGAGACCGCTCTGGCCATGCTGCCGTTCCCTCGTCAGGTCATTCGGGCCGACATCGCCCTGGCGGCCCGCAGGCTGGCCGCCTTCGACGGGCTGAGCCGCGCCCTCACCGGGCGGGAGGCTGTCGGCACAGTGGCGCTGGCACTTCCGGGCAATGCGATCCTCAGCAACCCGGTCAGCACAATAGGCTCAGCGTATCTGGCCGGCAACCGCGTGCTGGTGCGGTTTCCCCAGCGCCGCAAGCACTGGGCCGACGTCATCATGGAGCTCCTACGAGAAGCGTTCGGCTCGGCAATCGAGGTCTACGACCAACCGGGCCCGGCCTTCATCGAAGGCACGTTTGCCGATCCCGAGGTCGGCGTGCTGATGGTGTTCGGCTCGGACAGTTGGATGCTGCCCTACGAGGAAGCCGCGCGCTGCACCGGCACCAAGCTGATCTTCGAGGGCCCCGGCAAGGACCCGTTCCTGGTGTTGGCCGGGGCGGACGTGCCCGCGGCAGCCAGGGCGGCAGCGGTGAGCGGCACCTACAACACCGGCCAGGCTTGCACGGCGCCGGAACGCGTCTACGTCGAGGAAACCCTGTACGACCACTTCGTGGAGGAGCTGGTGACCGCCGCTGACGCGCTTCCGGTCGGCGACCTTGCCGACGAGGCGACCTGGGTAGGGCCGTTGGCGGCCGCTGACGCGGCGCGGGTGCGTGAGCAGGTGAGTCAAGCAGTCGCCGCTGGCGCGCGAGTGCTCACCAGCCGCGCAATGGAGTCGACGACGATGGTGGCGCCGACTGTGCTGGTTGACGTCGATCACGGCATGGACGTGATGCGGGTGGAAACGTTCGGCCCGGTGCTGCCGGTGTTCGCGGTGAGCTCCGCCGAGCGGGCCGTGGCGCTGGCCGAGGACTCGCCGTACGGGCTCTCGGCCACCGTGTACGGCGGGCCGGCCTGGGTGCCTGCTCGGCTGGCTCGCAGTCACGGCGACGTCTACCTCAACGAGACTTGGCTAGACCGTCGGACCCGTCTGCCGGTCGGACCCTACGGCGGACGCCGCCGGTCCGGCTGGGTCTGGGAATGGCATGCCAACCAGTTCATGCGACGGGACGGCCCTCGGCTGTCTGTCACCGAATTTTCCCTGCCAAGTGCCTAA
- a CDS encoding alpha-amylase family protein — protein MKRAISAVHAGPARGTARARRRIWAAVAVAAGAVTVAAASVTAVGGATAGASASQAAGASTAAAASRAAGQLKRDVIANLWEWNWVSIARECKTVLGPKGFGGVQVAPPQDSLSKTDGPVHPWWEVYQPVRYQLTSRMGNEAQFKSMVSTCRKAGVKVYVDAIINHMTGQGTLSYGGVSYSKYEYQGLYTSANFHHAPADCPSPSGDIEDFNNYLQVTKCELVSLSDLRTETAYVRNRLAAYLNKLISYGVSGFRIDAAKHVPQADLVAIEKLLRRTVDGARPYVFLEVPPGGPGKLSPWAFTDRNDVLGFDFAGQVRDAFKSYTTPPGGNITDLSVFGERAGLLPSEKSVVFIQNHDTERNGSTLNYKDGATNILAHEFMLAYGYGTPQVYSSFAWTDPEGSPPADARGFVTNTDCDAGWICTHRAKGVANMVGWHNYVGDAKLANWADDGVNLIAFSRGHRGWIALNNGAAAKTMRFQTGLPRGTYCDIIHGSLTAGDCTGRTFTVDKHGYARVRVPAKDAVAFTAKDLERR, from the coding sequence ATGAAAAGAGCAATCTCCGCTGTGCACGCCGGACCCGCCCGAGGCACGGCCAGGGCGCGGCGGCGGATCTGGGCGGCTGTCGCGGTGGCCGCAGGCGCGGTGACCGTGGCCGCGGCGTCGGTGACCGCGGTCGGCGGCGCCACGGCGGGCGCGAGCGCCAGTCAGGCCGCCGGCGCGAGCACGGCCGCTGCCGCGAGCCGGGCCGCAGGCCAGCTCAAGCGCGACGTGATCGCCAACCTGTGGGAGTGGAACTGGGTCTCCATCGCACGCGAATGCAAGACAGTGCTGGGCCCGAAAGGCTTCGGCGGCGTGCAGGTCGCCCCGCCGCAGGACTCGCTGTCCAAGACCGACGGGCCGGTGCACCCCTGGTGGGAGGTCTACCAGCCGGTCCGCTACCAGCTCACCAGCCGGATGGGCAACGAGGCGCAGTTCAAGTCGATGGTGAGCACCTGCCGCAAGGCCGGCGTCAAGGTCTATGTCGACGCGATCATCAATCACATGACGGGGCAGGGCACTCTGTCCTACGGCGGCGTGAGCTACTCCAAGTACGAGTACCAGGGCCTGTACACCAGCGCGAACTTCCATCACGCCCCGGCTGACTGCCCCAGCCCGAGTGGCGACATCGAGGACTTCAACAACTACCTGCAGGTCACCAAGTGCGAGCTGGTGAGCTTGTCTGACCTGCGCACTGAAACCGCCTATGTCCGCAACCGTCTGGCGGCGTACCTGAACAAGCTGATCAGCTATGGCGTGTCGGGTTTCCGGATTGACGCAGCCAAGCACGTTCCGCAGGCCGACCTGGTCGCCATCGAGAAGCTGCTGCGCCGGACCGTGGACGGCGCCCGTCCCTACGTCTTCCTTGAGGTGCCGCCGGGCGGTCCGGGCAAGTTGTCGCCCTGGGCTTTCACCGACAGGAACGACGTGCTCGGGTTCGACTTCGCCGGCCAGGTCCGGGACGCGTTCAAGAGCTACACCACCCCGCCGGGCGGCAACATCACCGACTTGTCAGTCTTCGGCGAGCGGGCCGGCCTGCTGCCCAGCGAGAAGTCAGTGGTGTTCATCCAGAACCACGACACCGAACGCAACGGCTCGACCCTGAACTACAAGGACGGCGCCACCAACATCCTGGCCCACGAGTTCATGCTCGCCTACGGCTACGGCACCCCGCAGGTCTACTCCAGCTTCGCCTGGACCGACCCGGAGGGCTCGCCGCCCGCCGACGCGCGCGGCTTCGTCACCAACACCGACTGCGACGCCGGCTGGATCTGCACCCACCGCGCCAAGGGAGTCGCCAACATGGTCGGCTGGCATAACTACGTCGGCGACGCCAAGCTCGCCAACTGGGCCGACGACGGGGTCAACCTGATCGCCTTCAGCCGTGGCCACCGCGGCTGGATAGCGCTGAACAACGGCGCCGCCGCCAAGACCATGAGGTTCCAGACCGGGCTGCCGCGCGGCACGTACTGCGACATCATCCACGGCAGCCTGACCGCCGGGGACTGCACGGGACGCACCTTCACGGTCGACAAGCACGGTTACGCCAGGGTGCGCGTGCCTGCCAAAGACGCGGTGGCTTTCACCGCTAAGGATCTAGAGCGCCGCTAG